The genome window AAGCGCCGACCATGTAGAGTGCCACGGTAAGCGGCATGCTCTTGTAGAGGCCGCCAAGCTCGGTGAGCTTGCGCCGCCCGGTAACATAGATCACTGCGCCGGCTCCCATGAAGAGCAGGGCCTTGTAGAGGATATGCGCGAAGGCGTGGCTGGTGGCCCCATTCACGGCCATCTCCGTCCCGATGCCGATGCCCGCCACCATGTAGCCCACCTGGCTGACGATATGATAGGCCAGAAGCCGGCGGCAGTCGTTCTCCAGCACCGCGTAGATGACACCGTAAAGCGCCATTGCCGTGCCGAGCCAAACAAGAAGCTCGGTGCCTGGAAACGCCCGCGCCAGGGCATAGACGGCGGTCTTGGTGGTGAAGGCGCTCATGAACACCGCCCCGGTGACGGTCGCTTCCGGATAGGCATCGGTCAGCCAGGCATTGAGTGGCGGCACCGCTGCGTTAAGGATGAACCCGGCGAGGATCAGATAGGCGCCCACGCCCATTCCACCGTCGATCGGCCCCCACTCCATCGGGCCAAAGAGCAGCGAGCCGGTGGCGAGACCATGGAGAATGATGCCGCCGAGCAGAACGACACCGCCGGTGATATGAACCATGAGATACCGGAACCCTGCCCGGATCGCCGGCCCGCCGCGCTGCGCGAAGACCAGGTAGGCGGAAGCGAATGCCATGGCCTCCCAGAACATGTAGAGGGTCAGGTAATCACCGGCGAACACCACGCCGAGCGCCCCGCCAACATAGATGAAGGCCGCCACGTGCTGACCAGCATCCGTCAGGTGCAGCGCATAGACCATGCCGATCAGCGCCATGATGGTGAAAACGGTAGCGAAGACGATGCTCAGCTTGTCGACCTTCGCGATCAGGATTTCCTGCCCGATGAACCGCATCTCGCCATAGCTACCCGGCTGCATCGCCAGCACGGCGAGGATCGCAAGCGCCGGGATTACGAGCAAATAGGCCTTGCGGATCGACCCGCTGAGGAACGGGATCGGTAGAGCGCCCAGAATGAAGAGCAAAGCCGGATGGATGAAGTCAGTCATAATAATCCTCGCGCCGCATCAGCCCGGCCCGATGGCCGAGAAACTTGGAAACGAAGATGATCAGTATGCAGGAGCCGAAGCCGTAGACGGCGGACCAGCCAGGCAGGCGGTCCCACAGATATTCGGCATGTTCGTGAGAGACCAGAAAGTCAGCCGCGACGATCAGAATGAGCACGAGATAGAATAGCCGGCGCCGGCGCCTCGCATATTCCTCGTCACCAAAGAAGTCGATGACACGCTTGATCATTTGACCACTCCGTCGGCCAGGGTAAGGAAATAGCCGGGAAAGATGCCCATCAGCACCGACAGGATGGCGGTCGCGACGAGCGGGATCGTGACCATAGGGATTTCACGGATCGTCGCCGGGTTTTCCTCCGCCTCCGCCCCGAAAAAGGCGGCATAGCTGACTGGCAGGAAGTAGGCAGCATTCAGGATCGAGCTCACCAGGAGCACGGCCAGGAACGCGATCTGCCCTGCCTCCACGGACCCCAAAGTCAGATACCACTTGCTGATGAAGCCCGCGGTCGGCGGTATCCCGATCATGCTCAGCGAAGCGATGAAAAATGCGCCCATCGTCCATGGCAACCTGCGGCCGATGCCCGCCATGTCGCTGATGTTGCGCTTACCGGACGCGCAATAGATCGACCCCGCGCAGAAAAACAGTGTGATCTTCGAGAATGCGTGGGCAGCCATGTGGATAATGCCGCCAACCATCGCGACCGGCGACAGCAGAACCGCACCCA of Rhizobium sp. NXC24 contains these proteins:
- a CDS encoding Na(+)/H(+) antiporter subunit D, coding for MTDFIHPALLFILGALPIPFLSGSIRKAYLLVIPALAILAVLAMQPGSYGEMRFIGQEILIAKVDKLSIVFATVFTIMALIGMVYALHLTDAGQHVAAFIYVGGALGVVFAGDYLTLYMFWEAMAFASAYLVFAQRGGPAIRAGFRYLMVHITGGVVLLGGIILHGLATGSLLFGPMEWGPIDGGMGVGAYLILAGFILNAAVPPLNAWLTDAYPEATVTGAVFMSAFTTKTAVYALARAFPGTELLVWLGTAMALYGVIYAVLENDCRRLLAYHIVSQVGYMVAGIGIGTEMAVNGATSHAFAHILYKALLFMGAGAVIYVTGRRKLTELGGLYKSMPLTVALYMVGAFAISAFPFFSGFVTKSMVIAAAGADHRALVVLALTMASSGTFLHTGLKLPYYMFFGTDRKIEAREAPRNMLVAMAMAAVLCIGIGVFPQPLYALLPYPVDFEPYTGLHVTESLGLLMFTALGFVLFLKALDPENTISIDTDWFYRKGARLFMWLAEKPLARYEKAVSDVSETAALPFLHGAARSGLQIDLSGVDAAVNGVARSILRGGGALRRLQTGVVTHYALAMIVGVIAATVVFAVVWR